A window from Planococcus maritimus encodes these proteins:
- a CDS encoding ATP-grasp domain-containing protein: MTEKVYVIHENEEWTVHLLRRLEELEVPYEDWFTNTGSVDLTKEPPHGVFYNRMSASSHTRGHRFAPEMAEATIAWLERHGRRVVNGSRALRLEVSKVNQYMALDAAGIQTPKTIAVNGKEQLLAAASAFDGESFITKHNRAGKGLGVRLFHSLEALEEYVSGDEFDESVDGITLLQQYIQAPEPFITRCEFVGGKFVYAVRVDTSEGFELCPADACRLEDISCPADGATETRPKFQVVEGFDDPIIAKYERFLKDNGIEVAGIEFIQNASGELFTYDVNTNTNYNADAEAQSGTYGMLELAKYLERQRQAITTVTK; the protein is encoded by the coding sequence ATGACGGAGAAAGTGTATGTGATTCATGAAAATGAAGAATGGACGGTGCATTTATTGCGGCGCTTAGAAGAGCTCGAGGTGCCGTATGAAGACTGGTTTACCAACACCGGATCGGTCGATTTGACGAAAGAACCGCCGCATGGAGTGTTTTATAACCGCATGAGCGCATCTTCTCATACGAGAGGGCACCGTTTTGCGCCCGAAATGGCTGAAGCGACCATCGCCTGGCTCGAACGCCACGGTCGGCGTGTCGTCAATGGCAGCCGCGCATTACGGCTCGAAGTCAGCAAAGTGAACCAGTACATGGCGCTTGATGCAGCTGGCATCCAGACGCCGAAAACGATAGCTGTCAATGGAAAAGAGCAGCTCCTTGCAGCAGCATCCGCTTTCGATGGCGAGTCGTTCATCACAAAGCATAACCGTGCCGGCAAGGGACTAGGCGTCCGCTTGTTTCATTCGCTAGAAGCACTGGAGGAATATGTGAGTGGTGATGAGTTCGATGAATCGGTGGATGGCATTACCTTATTGCAACAATACATCCAAGCCCCTGAACCATTTATCACGCGCTGTGAATTTGTCGGCGGAAAGTTCGTCTACGCAGTCCGTGTGGATACATCGGAAGGCTTCGAATTATGCCCAGCGGATGCGTGCCGTCTTGAAGACATTTCATGCCCGGCAGACGGGGCAACAGAGACGCGGCCAAAATTTCAGGTCGTCGAAGGCTTCGATGATCCGATCATCGCCAAATACGAACGCTTTCTTAAGGACAACGGCATCGAAGTGGCGGGTATTGAATTTATCCAAAATGCTAGCGGCGAGCTGTTTACTTACGACGTCAACACCAACACGAACTACAATGCCGATGCAGAAGCCCAAAGCGGCACTTATGGCATGCTGGAACTGGCAAAGTATCTGGAACGGCAACGGCAAGCCATTACCACTGTCACAAAATAA
- a CDS encoding catalase — protein METSSKEQQAVNQIEEIFGEYEGYRRAHARGAAYKGLFEGSGEASELTDAAHFQKTEVPVLVRFSHFSPDPTWADAMSPVKGMAVQFQLGPEEVTNIVSVTSPVFFTRSPERFVEMLRVSRSFQKGRPKLAELAELLTVFPEVRAMFSSMKKMTVPESFATGVYHSIHAFYFEKEGNKQAVKYVFEPDAGEDRRALKDMKDLPFGYYEGELAERTSRSPVSFRLYAVIGEADDPTDDPTRDWPKDRERVFLGRLAIETPAAEAEQALYDPTVMTKGIICSEDPILRFRREAYRTSHERRTTEQQKSGPST, from the coding sequence ATGGAGACCAGTTCAAAAGAACAACAGGCGGTCAATCAAATAGAAGAAATCTTTGGCGAGTATGAAGGCTATCGGCGTGCACATGCCAGAGGAGCGGCTTATAAAGGGCTGTTCGAGGGGAGCGGAGAGGCGAGTGAATTGACCGATGCGGCGCATTTTCAAAAAACAGAAGTGCCAGTACTGGTGCGCTTTTCGCATTTTTCGCCAGACCCCACGTGGGCGGATGCCATGTCGCCAGTCAAAGGCATGGCGGTTCAATTCCAACTAGGACCGGAAGAGGTAACGAATATTGTGTCGGTGACATCCCCAGTGTTCTTTACCCGTTCGCCGGAACGCTTCGTCGAGATGCTTAGGGTATCTCGCTCATTTCAAAAAGGGCGACCGAAATTGGCAGAGCTGGCAGAGTTGCTGACGGTTTTTCCCGAAGTGAGGGCGATGTTCTCAAGTATGAAAAAAATGACGGTGCCTGAAAGTTTCGCGACAGGCGTTTATCATTCTATCCACGCGTTTTATTTTGAAAAGGAAGGCAACAAACAAGCCGTCAAATACGTATTCGAGCCGGATGCAGGGGAAGACCGTCGTGCCTTGAAGGATATGAAGGATTTGCCTTTTGGCTATTACGAAGGAGAATTGGCTGAACGAACCTCGCGCAGCCCTGTATCTTTTCGGTTGTATGCTGTCATCGGCGAAGCGGACGACCCAACAGATGACCCGACGCGCGATTGGCCAAAAGACCGTGAACGCGTTTTTCTCGGACGATTGGCAATCGAAACGCCTGCTGCTGAAGCCGAACAGGCTCTATACGATCCAACCGTCATGACAAAAGGGATAATTTGTTCGGAAGACCCGATTCTGAGGTTTCGCCGAGAAGCTTACCGCACTTCCCATGAGAGACGCACAACAGAACAGCAAAAAAGCGGCCCATCAACTTGA
- a CDS encoding glycine betaine uptake BCCT transporter — protein sequence MNKATKVFYIAFALVILTVGFGVIAPEAFEQATGTIRTYINAAFGWYYLMIMALLLIFVIVIVVSPYGKIRLGRDSDRPEFSTFTWLAMLFSAGMGIGLVFYGASEPLSHFAIQPATAEPGTDEAFKESLQRTYYHWGIHVWAMYGMVALSLAFFQFRKGQPALISTTLRPLFGDRMNGPLGTLVDVLAVFATVFGVATSLGFGAAQINGGLAYLFGAPQEYWVQMVIIGVVTLLFIISAWSGLNKGIKYLSNTNMVLAIVLLVLILILGPTILILNLFTETFGAYVQNLISLSFQSAPLDAENRSWLDGWTIFYWAWWISWAPFVSMFIARVSKGRTIREFLIGVVLAPTIFGSLWFGAFGTTAIDIQKSGIDLTAFPTEQTLFATFSQLPLGIVMSIIAILLVSTFFITSADSATFVLGMQSTKGSLLPSNQIKILWGIAQSLVAAILLSVGGLTAVQNTIIIAALPFSFVMILMVIALFKALNTEHQLMQRKK from the coding sequence ATGAATAAAGCAACCAAAGTTTTCTATATCGCATTCGCACTCGTCATTTTAACTGTCGGTTTCGGGGTTATCGCACCGGAAGCTTTCGAACAAGCAACCGGCACGATCCGCACTTATATCAATGCAGCTTTCGGCTGGTATTACTTGATGATCATGGCGCTTCTCTTAATCTTCGTCATCGTCATCGTGGTGAGCCCTTACGGCAAAATCCGTCTCGGCCGCGACTCGGACCGTCCGGAATTTTCCACGTTCACCTGGCTCGCTATGCTGTTTTCAGCCGGGATGGGCATCGGGCTCGTGTTCTACGGCGCTTCCGAACCACTATCGCATTTCGCCATCCAGCCAGCAACAGCTGAACCTGGCACCGATGAAGCGTTCAAGGAATCTTTGCAGCGCACTTATTACCACTGGGGCATTCACGTCTGGGCTATGTACGGCATGGTCGCTCTGTCCCTCGCATTTTTCCAATTCCGTAAAGGACAGCCGGCTTTGATTTCGACGACCTTGAGACCTTTGTTCGGAGACCGTATGAATGGCCCGCTTGGCACATTGGTCGACGTACTGGCTGTGTTTGCTACTGTGTTCGGCGTCGCCACATCGCTCGGCTTCGGTGCTGCTCAAATTAACGGCGGACTTGCTTACCTCTTCGGCGCTCCTCAGGAATATTGGGTGCAGATGGTCATCATTGGTGTCGTCACGCTATTGTTCATCATTTCGGCATGGTCGGGCTTGAACAAAGGAATTAAGTATTTGTCCAATACCAATATGGTTCTGGCTATCGTTTTGCTTGTGTTGATTCTCATTTTAGGGCCAACCATCTTGATTTTGAATTTGTTCACAGAAACCTTCGGAGCTTATGTTCAAAATCTGATCAGCTTAAGCTTCCAATCTGCGCCGCTTGATGCAGAAAACCGCAGCTGGCTCGATGGCTGGACAATCTTTTACTGGGCATGGTGGATTTCCTGGGCACCGTTTGTCAGCATGTTCATCGCCCGTGTCTCTAAAGGCCGAACGATCCGCGAATTTCTGATTGGTGTCGTCCTGGCTCCGACCATTTTCGGTTCGTTATGGTTCGGTGCGTTCGGTACCACTGCCATCGATATCCAAAAAAGCGGCATCGACTTGACCGCTTTCCCAACGGAACAAACTTTGTTTGCGACGTTCAGCCAATTGCCGCTTGGCATCGTTATGTCGATCATCGCCATTTTGCTTGTCAGCACGTTCTTCATCACATCCGCTGACTCAGCGACATTCGTGCTCGGCATGCAATCGACCAAAGGCTCGCTGCTTCCAAGCAACCAGATCAAAATTCTTTGGGGTATCGCCCAGTCGCTCGTCGCCGCGATCTTGCTTTCTGTCGGTGGCTTGACGGCTGTCCAGAACACCATCATTATCGCGGCTTTGCCGTTCTCGTTTGTCATGATCCTGATGGTCATTGCACTGTTCAAAGCGTTGAATACGGAACATCAATTGATGCAGCGCAAAAAATAA
- a CDS encoding SLOG family protein, which produces MLKRLVITGYKPHELGIFDDKHEGVRFIKKALENRLRALVDEGLEWIILSGQLGVETWAAEVVIDLQEEFPQLHFAILTPFEDQEKNWNEAKQEKYEFLLSQADFHRSLTNKPYEAPWQFVEKNKFFLRNSDGILLIYDEETEGSPKFIKQEAERYADKQEYEILLISADDLRIVAEEEQQNEWNGW; this is translated from the coding sequence ATGCTCAAACGCTTAGTCATCACCGGCTATAAACCGCATGAGCTTGGCATATTTGACGACAAGCACGAAGGCGTCCGCTTTATCAAGAAAGCGCTCGAAAACCGCCTGCGCGCCCTAGTCGACGAAGGGCTCGAATGGATTATCCTGAGCGGCCAGCTCGGCGTCGAAACTTGGGCCGCCGAAGTGGTCATCGATTTGCAGGAAGAATTTCCCCAGCTGCATTTCGCCATTCTTACGCCTTTCGAGGACCAGGAGAAAAACTGGAACGAAGCAAAACAGGAAAAATACGAATTCCTGTTATCGCAAGCCGATTTCCACCGCAGCTTGACGAATAAGCCTTATGAAGCGCCCTGGCAATTTGTCGAGAAAAACAAATTCTTCCTCAGAAATTCCGATGGCATCCTGCTGATTTACGACGAGGAAACAGAAGGCTCACCAAAATTCATCAAGCAAGAAGCCGAGCGCTATGCCGACAAGCAGGAGTATGAAATCTTGCTCATCTCCGCCGATGACTTGCGTATTGTGGCCGAAGAAGAACAGCAAAACGAATGGAACGGCTGGTGA
- a CDS encoding quinone oxidoreductase family protein, protein MKVVKFEEYGGPEVLQYTESEQPKPKAHEVLIEVKAVGVNYADTARREGKYVVPTELPYIPGSEAAGVVVETGSEVTRFKAGDRVVALIESAAYAEYAAIPEQVLTPVPEGVSFEEAVALPLQGLSAYHILKTMGRLEPGETVLIHAAAGGVGTIAVQLAKLFGAGKIIATASTEEKLFHAEKMGATHLVNYSEEGWVQRVKEITEGKGVDVALEMVGGSVFNETLKTLAPFGRLVIFGAASGEQAVFAPGQLMKRNQSVIGFFLPQIMRNQELFQKSFQELLEYMNNGQLKLTIGGAYPLEQAADVHKLLQSRKTIGKLVLKP, encoded by the coding sequence ATGAAAGTAGTTAAATTCGAGGAGTACGGCGGACCGGAAGTGCTTCAGTATACAGAATCAGAGCAACCGAAACCAAAAGCCCATGAAGTGTTGATCGAAGTGAAGGCAGTAGGCGTCAATTACGCGGATACGGCAAGGCGCGAAGGGAAATACGTCGTCCCGACTGAATTGCCTTATATCCCGGGTTCTGAAGCAGCGGGTGTAGTCGTGGAAACAGGATCTGAGGTCACGCGTTTCAAAGCAGGCGACCGCGTCGTTGCCTTGATCGAATCAGCTGCATACGCCGAATATGCCGCCATTCCTGAACAGGTGCTGACGCCGGTGCCAGAAGGTGTCAGCTTTGAAGAAGCCGTCGCCTTGCCGCTGCAAGGATTGAGCGCTTACCATATTTTAAAAACAATGGGGCGTTTGGAGCCAGGGGAAACAGTGTTGATCCATGCGGCTGCCGGGGGCGTCGGCACAATTGCCGTGCAGCTCGCAAAACTATTCGGGGCCGGCAAAATCATTGCGACAGCGAGCACGGAAGAAAAATTATTCCATGCCGAGAAAATGGGCGCGACTCATTTAGTGAATTACAGTGAAGAAGGCTGGGTACAGCGCGTTAAAGAAATCACCGAAGGCAAAGGCGTTGATGTCGCACTTGAAATGGTTGGCGGCAGTGTCTTCAATGAAACCTTGAAAACCTTGGCGCCATTCGGACGCTTGGTTATTTTTGGTGCGGCAAGTGGGGAGCAAGCCGTTTTTGCTCCCGGCCAATTGATGAAGCGCAATCAGTCGGTTATCGGCTTTTTCCTGCCTCAGATTATGCGCAATCAAGAATTATTCCAAAAAAGTTTTCAGGAACTGCTCGAATATATGAACAATGGCCAATTAAAATTGACGATCGGCGGTGCTTATCCGCTCGAACAAGCGGCGGACGTGCATAAATTGCTGCAAAGCCGCAAAACGATCGGCAAGCTGGTGCTGAAGCCATGA
- a CDS encoding MBL fold metallo-hydrolase, producing MNEVEQTESQAVLDKLGLIAVRHPLPFRLNHVNCFMAKGEETWTIIDAGLNNEVSRTLWDKVIGDKPVGQIFLTHYHPDHFGYAGGLQQKTGAQLSMSKIDADAGMKSWNDAFLEALPGYYKAAGIPQEAAQEMVDNTRAFQPLVTPFPQVGHYFEEGEIIHIGCLKYEVLFVPGHSDGMVCFYQREHNVLLSADHILPRISPNISYWFHGDPNPLQTYMNSLEKIRKLDVDWVIPSHGEPFQGANKRIDELLAHHDERLDATWQMLDRPLTIFEVRERLFDRALTVHEMRFAVGETLAHLEYLRANGRCERTMEADRWVYKQT from the coding sequence ATGAATGAAGTCGAACAAACCGAATCCCAAGCGGTGCTGGACAAACTCGGATTGATCGCCGTAAGACATCCCTTGCCGTTCAGGTTAAATCACGTCAATTGCTTTATGGCGAAAGGCGAGGAGACTTGGACGATTATCGATGCTGGATTGAACAATGAGGTGTCGAGAACGTTGTGGGACAAGGTGATCGGCGATAAACCAGTGGGGCAGATTTTTTTGACGCATTATCATCCCGATCATTTCGGCTATGCGGGCGGCTTGCAGCAAAAGACGGGTGCGCAGTTATCGATGAGCAAGATTGATGCAGATGCTGGAATGAAATCCTGGAATGATGCATTTTTAGAGGCGTTGCCTGGTTACTACAAGGCAGCGGGGATCCCGCAGGAAGCGGCGCAGGAAATGGTCGACAATACGCGGGCCTTTCAACCGCTTGTTACCCCGTTTCCCCAAGTGGGCCATTATTTCGAAGAAGGTGAGATCATCCACATCGGCTGCTTGAAATACGAAGTGCTGTTCGTGCCAGGACATTCGGATGGCATGGTGTGTTTTTATCAACGCGAGCACAATGTGCTCTTGTCAGCGGATCACATTTTGCCGCGCATTTCGCCGAATATTTCCTATTGGTTCCACGGCGATCCCAATCCGCTTCAAACCTATATGAATTCATTGGAGAAAATCCGCAAGCTCGATGTGGACTGGGTGATCCCATCGCATGGCGAGCCGTTTCAAGGCGCCAACAAACGCATCGATGAATTACTGGCCCATCATGACGAGCGCCTGGATGCGACGTGGCAAATGCTGGATCGGCCATTGACCATCTTTGAAGTGCGCGAGCGCCTATTCGACCGGGCGCTAACGGTTCACGAAATGCGCTTTGCGGTTGGGGAAACCTTGGCGCATCTTGAATATTTACGGGCAAATGGCAGATGCGAGCGAACGATGGAAGCAGATCGCTGGGTCTATAAACAAACTTAA
- a CDS encoding ketopantoate reductase family protein, whose amino-acid sequence MRMLMVGAGGIGGYFGARLLEKGEDVTFLVREGRKQKIEEEGLRVNSRHGDLHLQPALLTKTMQAEPFDLILLSTKAYQLEQAIEDIRPFVGEQTMVLPLLNGIAHIEQLVSAFGEEAVIGGLCFIETTIGEDGSIVQTSPIHQLVYGERSGERTARIDKLKSHFDGTKAEFVLSDNIDQDMWHKYMFITAMSGITSLMESPIGPIRKLSSGQMAIRSLLDELEAVMTAIDAPIKTGISSIQFDKMNSMDDSMKSSMQRDMEKGQGIEADHLQGHLIDKAQQVEIPVPVLETVYTKLKLYEANKDKQE is encoded by the coding sequence ATGAGAATGTTAATGGTAGGAGCAGGGGGCATCGGAGGTTATTTCGGTGCGCGTTTACTGGAAAAAGGAGAAGACGTCACCTTTCTGGTTAGGGAAGGACGCAAACAAAAGATTGAAGAAGAAGGTTTGCGCGTCAATAGCCGGCACGGAGATCTCCATCTCCAGCCGGCTCTATTAACGAAAACGATGCAAGCCGAGCCGTTCGACCTGATTCTTTTATCAACCAAAGCGTATCAGCTGGAACAAGCCATCGAAGACATCCGCCCATTTGTCGGCGAGCAGACAATGGTGTTGCCGCTATTAAATGGCATCGCGCATATTGAACAACTCGTTTCTGCATTCGGCGAAGAAGCAGTGATCGGCGGCTTATGCTTTATTGAAACGACCATCGGGGAAGACGGGTCGATTGTCCAGACGAGCCCGATTCACCAATTGGTCTACGGGGAACGCAGCGGCGAGCGGACAGCGCGCATCGACAAACTTAAGTCGCATTTTGACGGCACGAAAGCGGAATTTGTCTTGAGCGATAACATTGATCAAGACATGTGGCATAAATACATGTTCATCACGGCGATGTCTGGCATCACTTCTCTTATGGAATCGCCAATCGGCCCGATCCGTAAGCTTTCATCGGGGCAAATGGCGATCCGGTCGCTGCTCGACGAACTCGAAGCGGTGATGACCGCGATTGATGCTCCTATCAAAACAGGCATCTCGTCTATCCAGTTCGACAAAATGAACAGCATGGACGATAGCATGAAATCATCGATGCAGCGAGATATGGAAAAAGGCCAGGGCATCGAAGCAGACCATCTGCAAGGACATCTCATCGACAAAGCACAGCAAGTCGAAATCCCAGTACCCGTGCTGGAGACGGTATATACAAAATTGAAGTTATATGAAGCAAATAAAGACAAGCAAGAATAA
- a CDS encoding carbon starvation protein A, producing MNAIALAAIGLFIFVLGYRFYSKYIAEKIFKLDPNYVTPAHRYKDGVDFVPTNKFVLWGHHFTSVAGAAPILGPAIAVYWGWLPAVLWVVFGTVFAAGVHDFGTLALSVRNKGQSVGTLAHRLIGQRGKVLFLFIILILVLMVNAVFAWVIANLFISYPASVIPVFIQIPLAIWIGYAAYKRNMKMLIPSVIALAIMYGTAVISSQVNFLQIDLVRYMGGEEGAGLFGLGAISSAFFIWIVVLMIYVYIASTLPVWKLLQPRDFINSHQLIVGLAILYLGLLFTNPEITAPATNPGADVSWFPLLFITIACGAISGFHGLVSSGTSSKQLDKETDARFVGYLGAVGEGVLALISIIAVITLFPDRAAFSASYSSFADASGAGLGNFIEGATVLASGLMIPGSVASTIVSIIVVSFAATTLDTSVRLMRYIISELGVEYKVPQLEKKHVATSIAVLSSMALVILPEGPNGFGSGGYLLWPLFGTSNQLLAGISLLLISIWLRKLGRNYMITIIPMVFLMFMTLWAMFQQVFLQWAWYNEGSNTLLFVFGAIIFVFTLWIILTAAQALMSKSNPGFSDEDLK from the coding sequence GTGAATGCAATTGCTTTAGCTGCTATCGGGTTGTTTATATTCGTTCTCGGATACCGCTTTTATTCCAAGTACATAGCAGAAAAAATTTTCAAGCTGGACCCGAATTACGTCACGCCGGCCCACCGTTACAAAGATGGTGTCGACTTTGTCCCGACCAATAAGTTCGTCCTGTGGGGACATCATTTCACATCCGTTGCAGGAGCTGCGCCGATTCTAGGCCCGGCCATCGCTGTTTATTGGGGCTGGCTGCCGGCCGTCCTGTGGGTTGTTTTCGGTACAGTTTTTGCAGCGGGCGTCCATGATTTCGGAACACTGGCACTGTCAGTCCGTAACAAAGGGCAATCTGTCGGTACGCTTGCTCACCGTTTGATCGGCCAGCGCGGGAAGGTTTTGTTCTTATTCATCATCTTAATCCTAGTGCTCATGGTCAATGCGGTATTTGCCTGGGTCATTGCGAATTTGTTCATCTCGTACCCTGCAAGCGTCATTCCGGTGTTCATCCAGATTCCATTGGCGATTTGGATCGGCTATGCAGCTTATAAACGAAACATGAAAATGTTGATCCCTTCTGTGATAGCGCTTGCAATCATGTACGGGACAGCGGTTATTTCCAGCCAAGTGAATTTCCTGCAAATTGACCTGGTCCGCTATATGGGCGGGGAAGAAGGCGCTGGGCTGTTCGGTCTTGGGGCGATTTCCAGCGCATTCTTCATCTGGATCGTCGTATTGATGATTTATGTCTATATCGCTTCTACCTTGCCGGTTTGGAAACTTCTCCAGCCGCGTGATTTCATCAACTCGCACCAATTGATCGTCGGTCTGGCGATCTTGTATTTGGGTCTCTTGTTCACCAATCCTGAAATTACCGCACCGGCGACCAACCCGGGGGCGGATGTTTCCTGGTTCCCACTGCTTTTCATCACCATTGCTTGTGGGGCAATTTCCGGTTTCCATGGCCTCGTGTCATCAGGTACGTCTTCGAAGCAATTGGATAAAGAAACCGATGCCCGCTTTGTCGGGTACTTGGGAGCGGTTGGTGAAGGCGTGCTCGCCTTGATTTCGATCATCGCCGTCATCACTTTGTTCCCTGACCGTGCAGCATTCAGTGCTTCTTACAGCAGTTTTGCCGACGCAAGCGGCGCTGGCCTCGGAAACTTTATCGAAGGAGCAACGGTTCTTGCATCCGGATTGATGATTCCGGGATCGGTCGCTTCGACGATCGTGTCGATCATCGTCGTTTCTTTCGCTGCTACGACTCTTGATACTTCGGTTCGCCTTATGCGCTACATCATTTCGGAGCTCGGTGTCGAATACAAAGTGCCGCAGCTCGAGAAAAAGCATGTCGCGACTTCGATTGCGGTGCTTTCAAGTATGGCGCTCGTTATTTTGCCGGAAGGGCCGAACGGATTCGGATCGGGTGGCTACCTCTTATGGCCACTGTTCGGGACCTCGAACCAGTTATTAGCTGGCATCAGCTTGCTGCTGATTTCGATCTGGCTGCGCAAGCTCGGAAGAAATTACATGATTACCATTATTCCAATGGTGTTCTTGATGTTCATGACCTTATGGGCGATGTTCCAGCAAGTGTTCTTGCAATGGGCTTGGTACAACGAAGGATCGAATACCTTGCTGTTCGTCTTCGGGGCCATTATTTTCGTCTTTACCTTGTGGATCATCTTGACCGCTGCACAGGCGCTCATGAGCAAATCAAATCCTGGATTTTCAGACGAAGATTTGAAATAA
- a CDS encoding cory-CC-star protein, whose amino-acid sequence MPIGDKLKKLIDWYEAVLEHPHRTEIARELRSEDDLFLLMLYSEMLGIPNPAYYYTLELYPYMIEEFHDWHLRMGMEKSPLSGIRCC is encoded by the coding sequence ATGCCGATCGGCGACAAACTGAAAAAACTAATCGACTGGTACGAGGCTGTCTTGGAACATCCGCACCGAACGGAAATTGCCCGTGAGCTTCGCAGTGAAGACGATCTCTTCTTGTTAATGTTGTACTCGGAAATGCTTGGCATCCCAAATCCCGCCTATTATTACACGCTCGAGCTTTATCCGTATATGATTGAAGAATTTCACGATTGGCATTTACGCATGGGCATGGAAAAATCGCCGCTGTCTGGAATTCGCTGCTGTTAA
- a CDS encoding ArsA family ATPase, whose translation MDVLSKSIIFVGGKGGVGKSTSAAAIAWQSAQAGYKTLLVSTDPAHNVGDIFNEHIGGRTKEIADNLYALEIDPEIETDKYIKGVKNNIRGTVHTSMMEEVNRQLDTAKASPGADEAALFDKLIHIILEERQHFDKLVFDTAPTGHTIRLLSLPELMGVWIEGLLDKRRKTNENYTALLNDGEPREDPIYEVLRERQERFSKAREILLDAKQTGFVFVLNPERLPILETKKALELLDKYHLHVKTLIINKVLPEQVEGAFFQERKKHETKYMDMIQETFPKQQLLYIPLFSQDIISKRQLEQFSQHFQEEDSI comes from the coding sequence ATGGACGTCTTATCGAAAAGCATCATTTTCGTCGGGGGCAAGGGCGGCGTCGGCAAATCGACATCGGCTGCCGCCATTGCCTGGCAATCCGCCCAAGCGGGATACAAGACGCTGCTTGTCTCGACAGACCCGGCGCACAATGTCGGGGACATCTTCAACGAACATATCGGCGGCCGTACAAAAGAAATCGCCGACAATCTATACGCACTTGAAATCGACCCTGAAATCGAGACGGACAAGTACATTAAAGGCGTCAAAAACAACATCCGCGGTACGGTCCACACCAGTATGATGGAAGAAGTGAACCGTCAGCTCGACACGGCAAAAGCTTCTCCTGGTGCAGACGAAGCGGCATTGTTCGATAAATTGATCCACATCATCCTCGAAGAACGCCAGCATTTCGATAAGCTAGTGTTCGACACGGCACCCACCGGCCATACGATTCGATTATTGTCGCTGCCGGAATTGATGGGGGTATGGATTGAAGGTTTGCTTGATAAACGCCGCAAGACCAATGAAAACTACACGGCGTTATTAAATGACGGCGAACCGAGAGAAGACCCAATTTATGAGGTCTTGCGTGAACGCCAGGAGCGCTTTTCAAAAGCGCGTGAGATTTTACTTGATGCTAAGCAAACCGGTTTTGTCTTCGTCTTGAACCCGGAGCGTTTGCCGATTTTAGAGACGAAAAAAGCCTTGGAACTACTGGATAAATACCATCTCCACGTGAAAACCTTGATCATCAACAAAGTGCTTCCGGAACAAGTGGAAGGGGCGTTTTTTCAGGAACGCAAAAAGCACGAAACGAAGTATATGGACATGATCCAAGAAACATTTCCAAAACAGCAGCTCTTATACATCCCGCTGTTTTCGCAAGACATCATCAGCAAGCGGCAGCTTGAACAATTCAGCCAACATTTTCAGGAGGAGGACTCAATTTGA